Proteins encoded within one genomic window of Formosa agariphila KMM 3901:
- a CDS encoding pyruvate carboxylase, translating into MKIKTVLVANRGEIAIRIFRACTEINVKTIGIYTFEDRYSLHRYKADESYQIGEDNEPLKPYLNIEGIIKVAIENGADAIHPGYGFLSENANFAKACEDNGIIFIGPKVSVLQSLGDKIMAKTVAVENNIPIIRSNSKPLTDIDIALSEAEIIGYPIMLKAASGGGGRGMRVIRKADELKSAFNESKREALNAFGDDTVFLEKYVENPKHIEIQIVADNHGNMVHLFERDCSVQRRYQKVIEFAPSFDLSEETKQALYNYALKICKAVNYNNIGTVEFLVENDEIYFIEVNPRVQVEHTVTEVVTNIDLIKAQLFIAGGYKLSDEQIKIPSQDAIKISGYALQCRITTEDPKNDFKPDYGTVSAYRSAAGFGIRLDAGSIYQGAVISPFFDSMLVKVTAHGRTLDGASRKIRRALAEFRIRGVKTNMPFLDNILKHETFRQGKVTVNFIKANSDLFVFKAPKNRATKLITYLGDVVVNGNADVKKVELGKTFIKPKVPKFDSNAAYPEGTKDLLTKLGPDKFSEWLKNEKQVHFTDTTMRDAHQSLLATRMRTFDMLKVAEGYAKNHPEIFSMEVWGGATFDVCLRFLQENPWERLQLLRKAMPNVLLQMLIRGSNGVGYKAYSDNLIGEFVEQSWENGVDVFRIFDSLNWMKSLAPCIEHVRTRTGGLAEGSICYTNDILNPENTKYNLNYYINLAKEIEGAGAHILGVKDMAGLLKPYAAYELISALKSEINIPIHLHTHDTSSIQSATYLKAIEAGVDVVDVALGGLSGLTSQPNFNSVVEMLKYQDRASPINIDSLNEYSNYWETVRTYYYPFESGLKSGSGDVFKHEIPGGQYSNLKPQAQALGLESRFHEITKMYGEVNTLFGDIVKVTPSSKVVGDMAQYLVSNNLTIQDVLEKGENISFPQSVVDFFKGDLGQPVGGFPKKIQQIILKDQVPYTDRPNAHIPPLDLEEEYKAFKKTFEQELSRKINYTDFLSYQLYPKVFTDAFNKHLKYDNLMNLPTKNFFYGMDLGEEIIVELDKGKTLLITLESIGKPNYEGLVTVYFKVNGQGRTVQIKDDSIKVDKIEHVKVDKSDSKQIGAPLQGMLSTILVKAGDKVIKNQPLFIIEAMKMETTMTAATDAVVKKVIIKPGIMVNSDDLVIVME; encoded by the coding sequence TTGAAAATCAAAACAGTACTTGTCGCCAATCGCGGTGAAATAGCCATAAGAATCTTTAGGGCTTGCACAGAAATTAACGTTAAAACTATTGGAATATACACCTTCGAGGATCGGTATTCGTTACACCGTTATAAAGCCGATGAATCGTATCAAATAGGCGAAGATAACGAACCATTAAAACCCTATTTAAATATTGAAGGTATTATAAAGGTGGCTATTGAAAATGGTGCAGATGCTATTCATCCGGGCTATGGCTTTTTATCAGAAAACGCCAATTTCGCTAAAGCTTGCGAAGACAATGGTATTATTTTTATCGGACCAAAAGTTTCGGTATTGCAATCGTTGGGCGATAAAATTATGGCAAAAACGGTCGCCGTAGAAAACAATATTCCTATAATACGAAGTAATAGTAAACCATTAACCGATATAGATATAGCCTTATCTGAAGCCGAAATTATTGGGTATCCCATAATGCTAAAAGCGGCTTCTGGTGGTGGCGGACGAGGAATGCGAGTGATAAGAAAAGCCGATGAATTAAAAAGTGCTTTTAACGAAAGTAAACGGGAAGCCTTAAATGCCTTTGGTGATGATACGGTGTTTCTAGAAAAATATGTAGAGAATCCGAAACATATAGAAATTCAAATTGTAGCCGATAACCATGGTAATATGGTGCATTTGTTTGAACGCGATTGCTCGGTACAACGGCGTTATCAAAAAGTAATCGAGTTTGCACCTTCTTTTGATTTGAGTGAAGAAACAAAACAGGCACTTTACAATTATGCACTTAAAATATGTAAAGCCGTAAATTATAATAATATTGGTACGGTTGAATTTTTAGTTGAAAATGACGAAATCTATTTTATAGAAGTTAACCCAAGAGTTCAAGTAGAACATACGGTTACCGAAGTTGTAACAAATATAGATTTAATAAAGGCACAGCTTTTTATAGCTGGTGGTTATAAACTATCTGACGAGCAAATTAAAATCCCGAGTCAAGATGCCATAAAAATAAGTGGCTATGCGTTACAGTGCCGAATTACAACAGAAGACCCTAAAAACGATTTCAAACCCGATTATGGAACGGTGTCTGCCTACCGGAGCGCCGCTGGGTTTGGAATTCGCTTAGATGCAGGAAGTATTTATCAGGGTGCTGTAATATCGCCTTTCTTCGATTCTATGCTGGTTAAAGTAACGGCACATGGAAGAACATTAGACGGTGCAAGTCGTAAAATTCGTCGTGCTTTAGCCGAGTTTAGAATTCGTGGTGTTAAAACCAACATGCCTTTTCTTGATAATATTTTAAAACATGAAACCTTTAGGCAAGGAAAGGTAACGGTAAATTTCATTAAAGCAAACTCTGATTTATTTGTATTTAAAGCACCTAAAAATAGAGCCACAAAGTTAATTACGTACTTAGGCGATGTTGTAGTTAATGGAAATGCCGATGTTAAAAAAGTAGAATTAGGTAAAACATTTATAAAACCTAAAGTGCCGAAATTCGATTCTAATGCAGCATATCCAGAAGGTACAAAAGATCTTTTAACCAAGTTAGGTCCAGATAAATTTTCGGAATGGTTAAAAAACGAAAAACAGGTACATTTTACAGATACTACCATGCGAGATGCACACCAAAGTCTGTTGGCTACACGTATGCGAACATTTGATATGCTAAAAGTAGCGGAAGGTTATGCTAAGAACCATCCTGAAATTTTTAGTATGGAAGTTTGGGGTGGTGCCACTTTTGATGTGTGCTTACGTTTCCTTCAGGAAAACCCTTGGGAAAGATTGCAATTGTTGCGTAAAGCCATGCCTAATGTCCTGTTACAAATGCTTATTCGAGGTTCAAACGGTGTAGGCTATAAAGCCTATTCAGATAATTTAATAGGTGAATTTGTAGAACAGTCTTGGGAAAATGGCGTAGATGTATTTAGAATTTTTGATTCGTTGAATTGGATGAAATCCTTAGCACCATGTATAGAACATGTACGCACTAGAACTGGCGGATTAGCAGAAGGTTCTATTTGTTATACTAACGATATTTTAAATCCAGAAAACACAAAATACAACCTGAACTATTATATTAATCTAGCTAAAGAAATTGAAGGAGCCGGCGCTCATATTTTAGGTGTAAAAGACATGGCTGGTTTATTAAAACCTTATGCGGCTTACGAGTTAATTTCGGCTTTAAAATCGGAGATTAATATTCCTATTCATTTACATACACATGATACATCGTCTATTCAATCTGCGACGTATTTAAAAGCGATTGAAGCGGGTGTAGATGTGGTAGATGTGGCTTTAGGTGGTTTGTCTGGCTTAACGTCGCAGCCTAATTTTAATTCGGTTGTAGAGATGTTAAAATATCAAGATCGTGCAAGTCCAATTAATATCGATTCTTTAAACGAATATTCTAACTATTGGGAAACTGTTAGAACTTATTATTATCCGTTCGAGTCGGGATTAAAGTCGGGCTCGGGCGATGTGTTTAAACATGAAATTCCAGGTGGACAATATTCTAATTTAAAACCGCAAGCTCAAGCCTTAGGATTGGAAAGTCGTTTTCATGAAATCACTAAAATGTACGGGGAAGTGAATACCCTTTTTGGAGATATAGTTAAAGTTACTCCAAGTTCTAAAGTCGTGGGTGATATGGCACAATATCTAGTAAGTAATAATTTAACTATTCAGGATGTTTTAGAAAAAGGAGAAAATATATCTTTTCCTCAATCTGTAGTCGATTTTTTTAAAGGGGATCTCGGTCAACCCGTTGGTGGTTTTCCTAAAAAGATTCAACAAATTATTTTAAAAGATCAAGTGCCATATACAGACCGTCCCAATGCTCATATACCACCATTAGATTTAGAAGAAGAATATAAAGCGTTTAAAAAGACTTTCGAGCAAGAGTTAAGTAGAAAAATAAATTATACAGATTTCTTATCGTATCAACTCTATCCAAAGGTATTTACAGATGCATTTAATAAGCATTTAAAATATGATAACCTGATGAATTTACCGACTAAAAATTTCTTTTATGGTATGGATTTGGGAGAGGAAATTATTGTAGAATTAGATAAGGGAAAGACGCTGTTAATTACATTAGAATCTATAGGAAAACCTAATTATGAAGGCCTCGTTACGGTATACTTTAAAGTGAACGGGCAGGGGAGAACGGTACAGATAAAAGATGATTCTATTAAGGTGGATAAAATTGAACATGTAAAAGTAGATAAATCCGATAGCAAACAGATAGGCGCCCCATTACAAGGTATGTTATCTACTATATTAGTGAAAGCGGGTGATAAAGTCATTAAAAATCAACCCTTGTTTATTATTGAAGCGATGAAAATGGAAACCACAATGACGGCAGCTACAGATGCTGTAGTAAAAAAGGTTATTATAAAACCAGGAATTATGGTTAATTCCGACGACTTAGTTATTGTAATGGAATAA
- a CDS encoding ribonucleoside-diphosphate reductase subunit alpha yields the protein MENNTYNQDPVTTTSEKNNAQNLVDARHAALHTKNGTIENDSFGWLNENSRKFLESGYLTEGVNPEERIREIADCAQDILKMPGFSDKFYNYMSQGFYSLASPVWSNFGQKRGLPISCFGSHIDDDMGNILFTQSEIGMMSKLGGGTSGYFGKIRHRGAEVKNNGTASGAVHIMRLFESMVDVVSQGSVRRGRFSPYLPIDHKDIMEFLEIGSEGNAIQELTHGVTVTNAWMQSMIDGDVEKRTVWAKVLQSRGEMGYPYIFFTDNANEGSVDVYKDKNHPIYASNLCTEIMLPSDENWSFVCVLSSINLLNYDKWKDTDAVETMVYFLDAVISEFLEKLESYRDSDSREDRQTFLFMERAYNFAKENRALGLGVLGWHSLLQSKSLSFDSQEAFNLNSEIFKTIKERSYKASEELATALGEPDLLKGYGRRNATLNAIAPTTSSAFILGQVSQGIEPIWSNIYVKDIAKIKTTIKNPYLVNLLEEKGMNTPEVWNDIRSRDGSVQHLDFLSDHEKAVFKTYSEIDQMDIIYQAANRQNHIDQGQSLNIIVHPDMPTKDINKIHINAWKLGLKSLYYQHSMNAAQKFKQKKDCASCEA from the coding sequence ATGGAAAACAACACTTACAATCAAGACCCTGTTACAACAACATCAGAAAAAAATAATGCTCAAAATTTAGTCGATGCTAGGCACGCGGCATTACACACTAAAAACGGTACCATAGAAAATGATTCCTTTGGGTGGTTAAACGAAAATAGCCGTAAATTTTTAGAATCGGGATACCTTACAGAAGGTGTAAATCCAGAAGAGCGTATTAGAGAAATTGCAGATTGCGCGCAAGACATTTTAAAAATGCCTGGCTTTAGCGATAAATTTTACAACTATATGTCTCAAGGTTTTTATTCGCTAGCCTCTCCTGTTTGGTCTAATTTCGGACAAAAACGTGGCTTACCGATTAGCTGTTTTGGTTCGCATATAGACGACGATATGGGAAACATCTTGTTTACCCAATCTGAAATTGGAATGATGTCTAAACTTGGTGGTGGAACATCTGGATACTTTGGTAAAATCCGTCACAGAGGAGCCGAAGTAAAGAATAACGGAACAGCATCAGGAGCTGTGCATATTATGCGTCTTTTCGAATCTATGGTCGATGTTGTAAGTCAAGGTTCTGTACGTCGTGGTCGTTTCTCTCCGTACTTACCAATAGACCATAAAGATATTATGGAGTTTTTAGAAATTGGGTCTGAAGGAAATGCTATCCAAGAGTTAACGCACGGGGTTACGGTAACCAATGCGTGGATGCAGTCTATGATTGATGGTGATGTTGAAAAACGTACAGTTTGGGCGAAAGTATTACAAAGTAGAGGTGAAATGGGTTACCCATATATCTTCTTTACAGATAATGCTAATGAAGGTTCTGTAGATGTGTACAAAGACAAAAATCATCCGATTTACGCGAGTAATTTATGTACAGAAATCATGTTGCCGTCAGACGAAAACTGGTCGTTTGTTTGTGTACTTTCTAGTATAAATTTACTTAATTACGACAAGTGGAAAGATACAGACGCCGTAGAAACTATGGTGTACTTTTTAGATGCTGTAATTTCAGAATTTTTAGAAAAATTAGAATCTTATAGAGATTCCGACAGCCGTGAAGACCGCCAAACGTTCTTATTTATGGAGCGCGCTTATAACTTCGCTAAAGAAAACAGAGCTTTAGGTTTAGGGGTTTTAGGATGGCATTCGTTATTACAATCTAAATCGTTGTCTTTTGACAGTCAAGAAGCGTTTAACTTAAATAGTGAGATATTTAAAACCATAAAAGAGCGTTCTTATAAAGCTTCAGAAGAACTTGCTACAGCATTAGGAGAACCAGACCTTCTTAAAGGATACGGACGTAGAAATGCGACTCTAAATGCGATTGCACCAACTACATCTTCAGCATTTATTTTAGGACAAGTATCTCAAGGTATAGAACCAATTTGGTCTAACATTTATGTAAAGGATATTGCTAAAATTAAAACCACTATTAAAAATCCATACTTGGTTAATCTTCTAGAAGAAAAAGGTATGAATACTCCTGAAGTTTGGAACGACATTAGAAGTAGAGATGGTTCTGTACAGCACTTAGATTTCTTATCAGACCATGAAAAGGCGGTATTTAAAACCTATTCGGAAATAGACCAAATGGATATTATTTACCAAGCAGCGAACAGACAAAACCATATCGACCAAGGACAATCTTTAAACATTATTGTACATCCAGATATGCCAACAAAAGACATTAATAAAATACATATTAATGCTTGGAAATTAGGATTAAAATCATTGTATTATCAACATAGTATGAATGCGGCGCAGAAATTCAAACAAAAGAAAGATTGTGCAAGTTGCGAAGCGTAA
- a CDS encoding ribonucleotide-diphosphate reductase subunit beta, producing the protein MEIIQIIKRNFKSKPFDLQKITAAVTKAMQAVNHGTSDDAELIAKNVYAELLERRDQDKDYVPTVEEVQDIVEKKLMHSEFVDVAKAYIIYRNNQTQSRKSNIFEKRINLKPYEYPQLYEYVPAIRHSYWIHTEFNFTSDIQDFKSALTPVEQSAIKNTMLAISQIEVAVKTFWGDIYHRMPKPEIGSVGATFAESEVRHHDAYSHLLEILGLNSEFEKLKKKPAIMKRVQYLETALKNAKSENNEEYAESVLLFSLFIEHVSLFSQFLIIMAFNKHKNMLKGISNVVEATSKEEQIHGDFGIDLINIIKDEHPEWFNDTYKIMIQQLCEEAYSSESKIIDWIFEKGELDFIPKAVINEFIKNRFNNSLESIGINKIFEIDQKLLAQTEWFDDEIIGTKHGDFFVKRSINYSKRAQSITSDDLF; encoded by the coding sequence ATGGAAATAATTCAAATTATTAAAAGAAATTTTAAGTCAAAACCTTTTGACCTTCAGAAAATTACAGCTGCCGTTACAAAAGCAATGCAAGCCGTTAACCATGGTACAAGTGATGATGCCGAATTAATAGCAAAAAATGTATATGCCGAGCTTTTAGAGCGTCGCGATCAAGACAAAGATTACGTACCTACTGTAGAAGAAGTACAAGATATTGTCGAGAAAAAACTAATGCATAGTGAGTTTGTAGATGTTGCCAAAGCGTATATCATTTATAGAAACAACCAAACGCAAAGTAGAAAAAGTAATATTTTCGAAAAACGTATCAATTTAAAACCTTACGAGTACCCTCAACTATACGAATATGTACCAGCTATTCGTCATTCCTACTGGATTCATACCGAATTTAATTTCACAAGTGACATCCAAGATTTTAAATCGGCTTTAACACCTGTAGAACAAAGTGCTATTAAAAACACCATGCTTGCTATATCTCAAATAGAAGTGGCTGTTAAAACGTTTTGGGGTGATATTTATCACCGTATGCCTAAGCCAGAAATAGGATCTGTAGGTGCTACATTTGCAGAAAGTGAAGTAAGACATCACGATGCCTATTCTCACTTATTAGAAATTTTAGGATTAAATAGTGAGTTCGAAAAATTAAAGAAGAAGCCTGCAATAATGAAGCGTGTCCAGTATTTAGAGACGGCTTTAAAAAATGCAAAAAGCGAAAATAACGAAGAGTATGCAGAATCTGTATTATTATTCTCTTTGTTTATAGAACATGTGTCTTTATTCTCTCAGTTCCTTATCATAATGGCTTTTAACAAGCATAAAAACATGCTTAAAGGAATTTCGAATGTTGTAGAAGCAACCTCTAAAGAAGAACAAATTCATGGCGATTTTGGTATCGACCTTATCAATATCATTAAAGACGAACACCCAGAATGGTTTAACGATACGTATAAGATTATGATTCAGCAACTATGTGAAGAAGCGTATAGTTCTGAAAGTAAAATTATAGATTGGATTTTCGAAAAAGGTGAATTAGATTTTATTCCGAAAGCGGTAATAAACGAATTCATTAAAAATCGATTTAATAACTCTTTAGAGAGTATTGGAATTAATAAAATATTTGAAATTGATCAGAAATTATTAGCTCAAACGGAATGGTTTGATGACGAAATAATTGGAACAAAACATGGAGACTTCTTTGTTAAACGTTCAATAAATTACAGTAAAAGAGCCCAAAGTATAACTAGCGACGACTTATTTTAA